In Dysidea avara chromosome 6, odDysAvar1.4, whole genome shotgun sequence, the genomic stretch CTCCACCAAAAGAGAACACGTCTAATGGTGGTCCATATACTGGCTTCTCTTCCAATGCCTCAGGGGCCATGAACACCAAAGTTCCTAGAGTCTGTGTCATTGTCTTGCTAGTTCCTGTCATTATCGTCTTTGCCACACCAAGATCTGTGATCTTTGCCTCAAGATGAGGGGTAACCAGGATGCTGTTAGGAGAGAGGTCTCGATGAACAATTGGAGGGCTGCGGCCATGAAAGTACCTCAACCCAAGACTAACATCATGTATAGTATTGACAGCTTCACCAATAAAGGAATATCATCATGCTTTTCTACCAGTGATGTTACACTCTCCTGCATCTTCTCCATTAACATAACAGGCGGACTCGTCATCTGAAGGACGACGTTTGGATGACGTAAAGTAGTCTACTCCAGAGGTGGCATTCACGTAGGAAATCTTCTTTCACTTTTTGTTGCTCACGCTTGCTAGTAAATTCATCAGAAACCATCCAGCCATGGATCTCTTTACCAGCACAAACCTTTCCATCATATTCCACTTCGAAAACCTTTCCGTATGAGCCACGCCCTAAGGATGTCATAGTCGGCTTCACCTGAGAAAGAGGAATCTTGAGATTTCGCAGCGCTTCAGTTACTGTTGAGAGGCCATTGGGAGGAGTCTCAGTGTAAGAGATTAATCGTCACGAAATTATCGCTGCCAATTTCAAGATCCTTAAAAGCTGGCATCAGAAATCCAAGGGAAGACCTGTggattttgcagctaataagtGATCATAACTTCAGAATGGAATTACCTATTAACATGATTTTTACGTACCTTGAGGAAATTGATGCCTTATGGAGTTAGACAGAAATGCCaaaatttctgtacaaaaaatgGCCAGATTATGCTTAGAGAAAGTGTTTTAACATTAAAGATTTGTCAGTGTGCAAGACATGCAGGATCACTGGAACCAAGCTGTTTCATCACTGGAACCAAGCTGTTTCATCACTGGAGGGCATATTTTGACATATAGTACAATCACATGTACAGATGTGGCCTTCATGgccatttttgcacaaaaattttatcatatTTTTGCTTCAATGTGTAGATTTCAAGGGCAACATATAAATAATGGGATTATACATTTGTAAATTTAACAAAAGGAATTTCTCAAAGTTCATCATAttaaatacacacatacatatacaatttCACAACACATCACAGTCATAGATAAGTAAACTATACAAtatgtacacacagacacataagTGTTCAAATTCTTTACTATGATGATGCATGCAAATAAAGAGCACAACGTGGTACTACTCTGATGTGCTGTCATCTGATGAAGCTGTTGCTTGATGAATGATTTGTCGATGAGTTGGTAGAGCTACCATAGACATGTTCTCAGTAGAGGACTCCTCAACTGGATGTACAACTTGTTCACTAGAATAAGTAACTTGTGATGGTTTACGTTTGAGAGCAGGAGGAGAAAGAGAAGCGATAGGGGGTGGTGGAGGTGCTGGGggtagttgttgttgttgttgctggtTCAGCATCAGTTCAGGGTGTTTACGATGCAGAAGCACAGGACGTTCAGGTAACCCAGCCAATGTGAATGACTCCATAGATTCATCATGTGAAGAAGATTGGACTGGCGGCGTTGATAAATTTTCAATTGTGTTTTCTGGATGAGATGGTCTTATAACAGGTGATGGGACAGGCATAGAAACCTCATGATATCTTTCTGTACTAGGCAGTACAGAGACTCCTGTAATTGTTACTGACTCCATAGAATCATCATCGTGTGAAGAAGATTGGACTGGAGTTGATAAATTTTCCATTGAATGTTCATTTAGAGACACTCTTGTACTAGGCAATGAAGGTGGTAGAAAAACTTCATTTGATAAATGTGCAGCACTGTGTTCACCAGTCTCCATGTCTTCTGCACATTCTACTCCAACTGTAGTTTCTTGAATGCTTGATAAGTATCCTTCTTCCAGTTCAAAAGAAAGTATCTAGGGGGAATAACATACAGAAACATTACAATATGCAATGAAAGGTATAGATGGTCCCTTGAAGAATTAACTgctctgcaaaaaaaaaaatagaaCCTTACAAGACCCCTTGAAATGAGGACACTTAACTGATTGGGACACTGTCCGTAACTAACTGGACATATGGCCCCATACACATGTAGTTATATTAGGCAGCtccacacacacaagcacacacgcATGTACGTACAACACACACCTAGTGTATGAAGGTGAATTGATGCACTAAGTGAGATATTAATCCAAGTGTGTTATGGCAGTAAAAAAAGATattctgtcacagctacagggtaaactgcaaCTGCTTATAGGAATTCGATGTATACATAGAATAACCAATGGAATGCAaatcttttgtgatttgaaagaaatcagaATAACAACCACAGTAAACAAGTGTAGGATCATGGAgagaatatactctaatagaacagtcactgaaagTTACGTTTGATATTAAGGTGGTAGGTGTGGCTACTACAACTTATAGCAATGAAAAGCATGTACTAGGGTgaaactaatcactggactggattaccatattggaacactggactggactactggaccgATGTTTTACTTATGCTAAGATTACATCTTGctagctaagggccttcagCTCACTACTAAATGATGAATATAGAGCAATGCAATAAGCATAAACTAACTTCCATCAATTTCATAACTATTTATATGCTCTGCCCCACTTATAAGTCTTAATACTCCTTGCCGTTATGCTACAAGGAATGTGATAGCAATAGTTACCCAATGATTAAGTATTGGAGATACAGCTGTAGCAGTAAACTTGTATGATGcaactctaataaattcactCACATATACTAGTCGCATAGGCCAGCTGAGCTTGCACATGTAAGTACTACTGTATCATGATGGCAGAAAAAAAATCTGCAGTTGTGTAATAATTGGAAGGAAGTTAGGTAAAATATATAGATAATCCTATAGGTCAGATGGTTTGTGTCTCAGATAGTCTGCATCACTCTATTTTACAAGCTATTTTATTCATGGATATCATTGGTAAGTTGAGTTTTGGATAATCATTGTTATCACATTCTGTGCTGCACAATAGTAAGGAGTGTATGCGCACTTGCCCGCACacgcaattttgctcaagataaaaaaaaaattgctattAAGGGGCATTGGCAGCTGTTTCGTTCACGAGTCTCGGAGCGAAACAGCCGCCACACCCTCTTAATTAGATATTTTTAATGAGAAAAATACGTGTGTGGAAGAGTGTGACATTGCACTTGGGCAGTATCGTATAAGTGCTGTAGAACATAATAAGTAGTGAAATCCTTAGAAGAGTTTTTGCTTATTCCACTGCTCAGCTCAGCAGGCCATAGGTCCCCTAAAGGCCTTATCTAGCGACACTCAACAAATCCAACCTTACCATGTGTAaaaacaaaaatatatataccagtacagtgttccagtccagtgttccagtccagtgttccagtccagtagtccaatccagtgattagttacaccctggCTACTATGCAAAGGTGATGGCACCTACTATGGACTTATAGGAACAACTGAGGTGTAAGTAGATCGGTACTAGTATTAGCTGTACATATCTCTATTTTCACAATTAGTAATCTGAACACTATTTtacaagtgactgttttattagagtacacaGTCACTATTCATAGCCACTAACACAAATTGATTTCTCATGTGATTTACCTCATAGGAATAACAaaaaatagttttaaaaatCTTAGCCATGCTTGTTACACGTTTGGTTTTTGACAGTAAGCAAATAGAAATAACACCACTGCAGACATTTCTTGACCAATACCCTTTGAGTTCAGGTCCACACACCTAACACtacagtgactattctatttaaAAGCTACACTCTTTTTACCCATGTATGCCATAGCAGTACACACAACATAACACAATGTATGCagtgacacacatacaaacataacGTATGCATGCATCACACATACGTATGCATGCGCCATACGTATGCACGCATACACGTACAGATGTAATGTATGCATGCGTCACACATGTGTATGCGCATGCATGTATGTCCACGTGCACAAATAATACACAAACCACATAAAAATTACACTACATGAGACAAAATCACATTGTTACCTTTTTGTTAGAATGTGTTGGGATATCTGATGCTCGTAATAAGTTAGGATCATATCCCTACACATCAAAAGTGGTACACAAAATTATCACACAACATGAACACTCGTACCATAATAGCCTGATCAATTTTAATTAACTTCTTTGACAATGAGAACTTGATATCTTGAAGTATTTTTTGCCGGGGTAATTGAGATCTAGTCTTCCTACGTTTAGCTTTTAGTATCATTCTTTCATTGGAAATATTCATTTCTCCATTTTGGataaaatcatgttttcttttaACCCCTGCAGATGAACCAGATGAACCTGTTGAGCTTGATACCTGATATCCCCTCTTCTGCAATGTTAATAGTACAGGGGACAGTACATTGTTAGCTACACCCTGTACATGTAGTTCTTGGCCAGAGCAGTACCCACATGATCCATCATCACAACATTCTCTTATCTGCCTTAAGCTACCACTAGAAGTTAGTTCAATTCTTTCTTCTTCCTCAACAGGCAGGATTGGATAGAGTGACAAGGAAGATGGTGGAACACGTGAAATGCTAGCATTGACAGGTGAAGGCACACTGATTCTACGTGATAAAGGAAATTGTCGTATAAAACCAACAGAGGCACTGGTCCACCAAAATGTAGAATGGTCTTCAGTAGAAAGCGACGGAGTTGTACATTCTTTGACTGAAACTTTTTTACCACTGCAAGTTATGGTCACTAATTTCCCCTCACTAGTAATGGCCCATATTGTAGAGTCTTGACACCCACATATACAAGTTATTGTCCATGAATAAGTTAGTCTGAAACGACACCAGGAACTTACTGGTTCTTCAGAAGAATCATATTCCATTTGATAAACTTCTCTAGAATTTCTTCTAGTGAGCCATAAATGTTTTTCACTGACATAAAAACCACAAGCATCCACATTACTATCATTTTCACCTGACAGTAAACCCAACGAAGCAAATGATCTAAGTCTACTCAGCAGGCCTTGTGGTATTTTGGGAGCAGTAACGATGAGTTTCCAAAATGACTGGTCTATTGCTGAATGATCTTCAATATACTTATATACATATCCCGACTTGTCTGCAATATATAAGTTATCGTGAACGTCCACAGATATTAGATTAGAATCTGATAAACTATCTTGTAAATTCACCACAGACCAAGTTAGATAAATATTCTTATCAACAATACCAGGTAGATTGGCAGCATACATCTGGCTATCACTGGTAATCCTCACTATCTTAGTACTACCAACACACACGTGTTTGCATTCACAAAGTAAAGACACCCAACTCTGTCCCAGTGGATTACTGTCACTAACTCCAGCTCTAACGTGAAGTACGTCCTTTTCATCAAtggcacacactacaccacagtATCCAGTAGTAATAAATGTCTTGTCAGTTGAGACACACTGCCAGTCGGGGTTGCTCACACTGGAGTAGTACACCCTACCTTTTCCACTACATGACCAAATACGGGCTTCATCCAATGCCATTTAATCGTGTGCCCCTGTAACATTTCATATGCTCCAAACAGTTGGAGTCACCACAATTAACATACCAGTACGTAGATAAATTGTACACATGTCCAGACGGCTAGTCCTTCAAATCATTTTTCTCCAACAACAAATGCAGAAGTTCGTGAATACTCTCAATCGTGTCGACAATTATTGGTTTGCATACACAAACAGGGAAAGTCCGAGATCACGTGCGATCGAGGAGATAATACTCGGATGATAAACACAAATGGTCTCAGCTCTCTGAGCCCGTGTATTCTACCCGCTTAGTATTTTGTATATTGTGTGCTAAGATGACATCGAAGGGTTCTCCTAATATGCAAAATGCTAAGAAGAAATCTAGCGAGATTCCTGCCCCATCTGTGAAGGCGCCATCGAGTCATTTATTTGTTTCTCAGAACGCTTTTGAACTGTTTTTGTTTTTCTGCCTTGCCTGCGGTATGATCAACCAAAAACTCAACATCTATAAGCTGGTAAGTGTAACGATATAGTTGTATATAGTTTTTGTGTGTGGTGGGCGCTAGTTGGAATATCCAGATATTTGTCTTGCAAAATTAATGCAAACATGCAAATTGCTCCCTATTGCTGTATTTCTTGTGAAATAGTATTATGCTTGGTGTCACAATGTAATCTTGTGTTACCGTAACTGCATAATAAAAGGTATTCATCTGTATGTGTATTTCTGAAAGTGTATACATAAAGTGACTTTCTAATTTGTTTTAATCTATCATGTGAAATACTTTAAGTATGGCTGTAATATACTCTATATGGTAATGTTATAAATATAAATTTTTTATCCATAAGAAATGATACAAAGACAAACTTACACTACAATAGTTGCTAAAAGGTATTTGGTGGTAAAAAACAGTCTTTCAAGCTGAATGATAGGAAGTTATTTGAAAGACTATTATTGCATCCAACTTTATTACTATTTTTCAAACAGAAAAGTTTAATTCTTGGTAATGTACGTGTGGTACTGCAAATATAGATTAGTAAgctatttactgtacatatgaATAAATGGATGTTTTTGTATCCGTACATATTTGCAGGAATCGTGAATCGTGTTGTGCATTTGTCCATCCAAAATGGGCATTGTATTTAATGTATTTAATGTATAGATGTTTTGTGTGTATGTTATTCGTCATTCATGTTTTATTTGTGTGTTGATCCATTCAAGCTTTTCCCCTCCCAGAATTACCAAGCTGTGGATTATGATTTGGTATTGTTTACATTTCTACTGTTGACACGACGACTCTCGTGGGGAATATTCCAAGAAGTGGGTACAGTGTCATCATTGTAACAGTAGTGTTGTGTTCCTTCTGTGTATTGCAATTGATAAACACTACTGACAATTTGTTCTGGTATTAGAAATGGTGCACTGTGTAGGATTTCTTGTGCATATATGACATACAATGTGTAACATTGTCCCTCATATGTGCCATTGCCCGTATGCTTGTGACAATCGAGTCTCCCACCATTGAACAATTTTGCT encodes the following:
- the LOC136257475 gene encoding uncharacterized protein produces the protein MALDEARIWSCSGKGRVYYSSVSNPDWQCVSTDKTFITTGYCGVVCAIDEKDVLHVRAGVSDSNPLGQSWVSLLCECKHVCVGSTKIVRITSDSQMYAANLPGIVDKNIYLTWSVVNLQDSLSDSNLISVDVHDNLYIADKSGYVYKYIEDHSAIDQSFWKLIVTAPKIPQGLLSRLRSFASLGLLSGENDSNVDACGFYVSEKHLWLTRRNSREVYQMEYDSSEEPVSSWCRFRLTYSWTITCICGCQDSTIWAITSEGKLVTITCSGKKVSVKECTTPSLSTEDHSTFWWTSASVGFIRQFPLSRRISVPSPVNASISRVPPSSLSLYPILPVEEEERIELTSSGSLRQIRECCDDGSCGYCSGQELHVQGVANNVLSPVLLTLQKRGYQVSSSTGSSGSSAGVKRKHDFIQNGEMNISNERMILKAKRRKTRSQLPRQKILQDIKFSLSKKLIKIDQAIMGYDPNLLRASDIPTHSNKKILSFELEEGYLSSIQETTVGVECAEDMETGEHSAAHLSNEVFLPPSLPSTRVSLNEHSMENLSTPVQSSSHDDDSMESVTITGVSVLPSTERYHEVSMPVPSPVIRPSHPENTIENLSTPPVQSSSHDESMESFTLAGLPERPVLLHRKHPELMLNQQQQQQLPPAPPPPPIASLSPPALKRKPSQVTYSSEQVVHPVEESSTENMSMVALPTHRQIIHQATASSDDSTSE